One genomic window of Corynebacterium sp. sy039 includes the following:
- a CDS encoding TVP38/TMEM64 family protein: MRILSTIFDFCIELSKDALASFRSWSIPKKVIVIGLVALFIVATVCIDAPPLAQLQQWAHDLGSVFPLVFALLYIIITQFPIPRTLLTLSSGILFGPLLGCIVALSSTMLSAALSLFIVRSFLGEWIAPRLQHPAVYSINERLKTRGWLPIISLRMIAGIPFSIMNYAAALTSVPLVTFALATLLGSAPGTITTVLLAHSLTGDTNPYYLVIVVSFAIIGCTILVLDSKRKVKSPE; encoded by the coding sequence ATGCGCATTCTCTCCACCATTTTCGATTTCTGCATTGAACTTTCTAAAGATGCGCTTGCTTCGTTCAGATCCTGGTCAATTCCCAAAAAAGTTATAGTCATCGGCCTAGTAGCGCTGTTTATCGTCGCTACAGTCTGTATTGACGCTCCTCCACTTGCCCAACTACAACAATGGGCGCATGATCTGGGATCAGTTTTTCCTCTGGTATTTGCGTTGCTTTATATCATCATCACTCAATTCCCCATCCCACGTACCCTCTTGACGCTATCCTCGGGGATTTTATTCGGCCCTTTATTAGGGTGTATCGTCGCACTGAGTTCAACAATGCTTTCAGCAGCTCTATCCCTTTTCATCGTGCGCAGCTTCTTGGGTGAATGGATCGCACCCCGTCTGCAACATCCTGCGGTTTATAGCATCAATGAGCGCTTAAAAACTCGTGGTTGGTTACCTATTATTTCACTGCGTATGATAGCTGGTATTCCCTTTTCCATTATGAACTATGCTGCAGCCTTGACTAGTGTGCCACTTGTTACTTTTGCGCTTGCAACTTTACTTGGTTCAGCACCTGGAACAATCACCACGGTTTTACTTGCACACTCCTTAACCGGGGACACAAATCCGTATTATCTTGTTATCGTAGTTAGCTTCGCTATCATTGGTTGCACTATTTTAGTGCTAGACTCTAAAAGAAAAGTCAAGTCTCCGGAGTAG
- a CDS encoding MarR family transcriptional regulator, whose protein sequence is MFAIHARYRGKERRRAQLVERSAQALSTLNGVDSFHVIGVEDIAATIDSAEGVCDTIMALLSAHDWAIALAISCDDTANDEETKQKVRSLATRSLGTHARSGTVKVVVQRDKKKDAAWAQDIQAAFTMLAFILNKRTAEGREATSLVRSGLNQNEAAHELGISKQAMSQRLQAAGWQAEMAGYTQAISLLERVIKEH, encoded by the coding sequence ATGTTTGCAATTCATGCTAGGTATAGAGGGAAAGAACGTCGCAGAGCACAACTCGTGGAACGCTCTGCACAGGCTCTCTCAACGCTCAATGGTGTTGACTCTTTTCACGTAATCGGTGTGGAAGATATTGCAGCCACAATAGACTCTGCAGAAGGTGTGTGTGACACAATCATGGCACTGCTTTCTGCCCATGATTGGGCAATAGCACTTGCCATATCATGCGACGACACAGCAAACGATGAAGAAACAAAACAAAAAGTTCGCTCACTTGCTACACGCAGCTTAGGAACTCATGCCCGCAGTGGAACTGTAAAAGTAGTAGTACAACGGGATAAGAAAAAAGATGCAGCCTGGGCACAGGACATCCAGGCTGCTTTTACCATGCTCGCTTTTATACTTAACAAGCGTACCGCTGAAGGACGTGAGGCAACCTCATTGGTACGATCTGGACTTAACCAGAATGAGGCAGCTCACGAACTCGGTATTTCTAAACAGGCTATGAGCCAACGCCTACAAGCAGCTGGCTGGCAAGCAGAAATGGCCGGGTACACTCAAGCCATTAGCCTATTAGAACGAGTCATCAAAGAGCACTAG
- a CDS encoding SPFH domain-containing protein: protein MIVAAVIIVLVLLLISQTIKLIPQGQAAVIERLGKHIKTVDGGITFLIPMIDKVRTKVDTRERVVSFPPQAVITKDNLTVAIDTVVTFQINDAAKAIYGVDNYIVGVEQISVATLRDVVGGMTLEETLTSREIINRRLRGELDDATTKWGLRISRVELKAIDPPPSIQKSMEMQMKADREKRAMILTAEGRREADIRTAEGQKQAMILSAEGEKHAAILAAEAERQATILRAEGERAAKFLAAQGEARAIQKVNAAIRSSQVTPEVLAYQYLEKLPKMAQGEASTMWMIPSQFGDALEDFAKALAKKGDDGVFRYEPADAAAQDKEILERDADEDWFSTESNPEIAAAVAAANAVANSPMSDSPMGAEISSEAVVADDQLNTSESLPEE from the coding sequence ATGATAGTCGCAGCAGTAATCATTGTTCTGGTGTTATTGCTTATTTCCCAGACAATAAAATTAATTCCACAAGGTCAAGCGGCAGTGATTGAACGTCTTGGCAAGCACATTAAAACTGTTGATGGTGGAATTACTTTCTTAATCCCGATGATTGATAAAGTACGCACCAAAGTTGATACCCGTGAACGCGTGGTATCTTTTCCACCTCAAGCGGTAATTACCAAAGACAACCTCACAGTTGCTATTGATACCGTGGTGACATTCCAAATCAATGATGCTGCAAAAGCAATTTATGGCGTAGACAACTATATCGTTGGTGTTGAGCAAATCTCTGTAGCGACATTGCGTGATGTCGTAGGTGGTATGACCTTAGAAGAAACCCTTACCTCACGTGAGATAATCAACCGACGCTTGAGGGGCGAACTGGATGACGCTACCACAAAGTGGGGGTTGCGTATTAGTCGTGTGGAACTTAAAGCTATTGATCCACCTCCTTCGATTCAGAAATCGATGGAAATGCAGATGAAAGCTGATCGTGAGAAACGCGCCATGATTTTGACTGCTGAAGGTCGTCGCGAAGCAGACATTCGTACAGCTGAAGGTCAAAAGCAAGCGATGATTCTAAGCGCGGAAGGCGAAAAGCATGCAGCAATTTTGGCTGCTGAGGCAGAACGTCAAGCAACTATTTTGCGTGCTGAAGGTGAGCGTGCGGCGAAGTTCTTAGCTGCCCAAGGTGAAGCTCGAGCGATTCAGAAAGTCAATGCTGCTATCCGTTCTTCTCAGGTCACACCAGAGGTACTTGCTTATCAGTACTTAGAAAAATTGCCAAAGATGGCACAGGGTGAGGCTTCTACAATGTGGATGATTCCTAGCCAATTTGGTGACGCACTCGAAGATTTTGCCAAGGCATTAGCTAAAAAAGGCGATGATGGTGTGTTCCGCTATGAGCCTGCCGACGCAGCTGCACAAGACAAAGAAATCCTTGAGCGTGATGCAGATGAAGATTGGTTTAGCACTGAGTCTAATCCAGAGATTGCCGCTGCTGTAGCAGCAGCAAATGCGGTAGCCAATAGTCCCATGAGTGATTCTCCCATGGGTGCAGAAATCTCTAGTGAGGCAGTAGTTGCCGATGACCAGCTAAATACCTCTGAGTCATTACCTGAAGAATGA
- a CDS encoding NfeD family protein: MGAIIWLVIAAVLVIAELAIAGELTALMLGAGALATAGIALLPVPLWAELVCFSGVSFGLLFFLKPILKRHMTKNIGLDTSPRALLGQKALVVEPFRNGRGMVRLDGSLWSARTADSTDEANDYEIDQELQVVDIDGNTAVVWKGV, translated from the coding sequence GTGGGAGCAATTATTTGGTTGGTTATAGCGGCAGTGCTAGTAATAGCAGAATTAGCAATTGCTGGTGAATTAACTGCTCTTATGTTAGGAGCCGGTGCTTTAGCTACTGCAGGCATTGCGCTTTTGCCAGTTCCACTGTGGGCTGAATTAGTGTGTTTTTCAGGTGTTTCTTTTGGCTTATTATTTTTCCTCAAGCCGATATTAAAGCGGCACATGACCAAGAACATCGGATTGGATACGTCGCCGCGTGCATTACTCGGGCAAAAAGCTCTTGTAGTAGAGCCATTCAGAAATGGTCGCGGTATGGTGCGTCTTGATGGTTCATTGTGGAGTGCTCGCACAGCTGACAGCACCGATGAGGCTAATGACTATGAAATCGATCAAGAGCTACAGGTTGTCGACATTGATGGCAATACTGCAGTGGTATGGAAAGGAGTGTAG
- a CDS encoding DUF3097 domain-containing protein yields MSFDDRYAGDIFSGHARNKTPEYPKIEAQPGLVVEVLADGFVGAVINFERTYDGDFIRLEDRYGVQRLFKMRPGAFLVEGQRATLIRYVPKQQPKLSHSGSRRVENLQARVALPSRILVEGVHDAALVEKIWGHDLRVEGVVVEYLEGLDNLPSYLAQFKPNPQRRIGVLADHLIEGSKETRLTQNLGPDVAVTGHPYIDIWAAVKPQKLGMRAWPEIPYGVDWKTGVCQALGWSDPREGWNRVYNAVENYKDLDSSLIGAVERLIDFVTNPHLTKEDIM; encoded by the coding sequence ATGAGTTTTGATGACCGGTACGCGGGAGATATTTTCTCTGGCCATGCACGCAATAAAACGCCAGAATACCCAAAAATTGAGGCACAACCCGGCCTCGTCGTCGAAGTGCTTGCCGACGGTTTCGTTGGTGCGGTTATTAACTTTGAGCGCACATATGACGGTGATTTTATTCGTCTGGAAGATCGCTACGGGGTGCAGCGGTTATTCAAGATGCGTCCTGGTGCTTTCTTGGTTGAAGGGCAACGCGCGACGCTTATTCGCTATGTCCCAAAGCAACAACCGAAACTTTCTCATTCGGGCTCTCGACGAGTAGAAAATCTACAGGCACGAGTAGCACTGCCTTCTCGTATTTTGGTTGAAGGAGTCCATGATGCTGCTTTAGTAGAAAAAATATGGGGACATGACTTAAGAGTGGAAGGCGTTGTGGTGGAATATCTGGAGGGTCTTGATAATCTTCCTAGCTATTTAGCCCAGTTTAAGCCCAACCCACAGAGGCGTATTGGTGTATTAGCAGATCACCTCATCGAAGGCTCCAAAGAAACTCGACTCACCCAGAATCTAGGTCCGGATGTTGCGGTGACTGGACATCCGTATATTGATATTTGGGCAGCCGTGAAACCGCAGAAACTCGGCATGCGAGCATGGCCAGAAATCCCTTATGGAGTTGATTGGAAAACAGGTGTATGCCAAGCACTTGGGTGGAGTGATCCTCGAGAAGGATGGAATAGGGTATATAACGCTGTAGAAAATTATAAGGATCTTGACTCCTCCCTAATCGGAGCGGTAGAGCGGCTTATCGATTTCGTCACCAATCCGCATTTAACAAAAGAAGACATCATGTAG
- a CDS encoding ferrochelatase: MSSYEQDSPYFDCVTSQTFDWSIADVDALLVLSFGGPEGMEDVRPFLENVTRGRGIPPERLDEVGAHYYHFGGVSPINKLNRELISNIEAELVQQNLDIPVFFGNRNWHPFAHDVVSDMAAQGIRNVLVFATSAWGGYSGCRQYGEDIEKLVDTLAAHDAPKMNFVRMRQFFDHPVFIQENAQAIRCAFAQLPQQLQEEARLVFSAHSIPIVADKASGTVEDGALYSRQVKQAAALVAQELDIDNYDVVWQSASGDGKIPWLGPDIVDHAHDLAQQEVKAMVVCSIGFISDHMEVVWDLDHELQDAAAQLGMTVVRARTIGSEKRFAQLVVSLMNETLHPDIAQHCGSVASKGVSFNGAPCEKGCCNMPKRPTRPTRENS, from the coding sequence ATGAGTTCATATGAACAAGACTCCCCATATTTTGATTGTGTCACTAGTCAAACTTTTGATTGGTCAATTGCGGATGTTGATGCCCTTTTGGTTCTTTCTTTTGGCGGACCAGAGGGGATGGAAGATGTTCGTCCTTTTCTAGAAAATGTAACTCGTGGTCGAGGTATCCCTCCTGAGCGCCTGGATGAAGTAGGAGCCCACTACTACCATTTTGGTGGAGTAAGTCCGATTAATAAACTAAACCGAGAACTTATCTCAAATATCGAAGCAGAGCTTGTGCAGCAAAATCTTGATATTCCGGTTTTTTTCGGAAACAGAAATTGGCATCCATTTGCTCACGACGTCGTGAGTGATATGGCAGCACAAGGCATTCGCAATGTGTTGGTTTTCGCGACAAGCGCGTGGGGAGGCTATTCGGGATGTCGGCAATATGGTGAAGACATAGAAAAACTTGTTGATACATTGGCTGCACATGATGCACCGAAAATGAATTTTGTTCGTATGCGGCAGTTTTTTGATCATCCGGTATTTATTCAGGAAAATGCCCAGGCGATTCGTTGCGCCTTTGCTCAACTTCCACAGCAGCTGCAAGAGGAAGCACGGCTGGTTTTTAGCGCTCATTCTATTCCTATTGTTGCGGATAAGGCTTCAGGTACCGTTGAGGATGGTGCCTTATATTCACGACAAGTCAAACAAGCAGCAGCATTAGTTGCGCAAGAATTGGATATTGATAACTACGATGTTGTCTGGCAATCGGCTTCTGGTGATGGGAAAATACCGTGGTTGGGACCAGATATCGTCGATCATGCTCACGACTTAGCACAGCAAGAAGTAAAAGCTATGGTCGTATGCAGCATTGGTTTTATCTCTGACCATATGGAAGTGGTATGGGACCTCGATCATGAGTTGCAAGATGCAGCGGCCCAACTAGGGATGACTGTTGTTCGAGCACGCACTATTGGTAGTGAAAAGCGTTTTGCACAACTTGTAGTGAGTCTCATGAATGAAACACTACATCCCGATATAGCGCAGCATTGTGGTTCAGTAGCCTCAAAAGGGGTTTCTTTCAATGGCGCCCCTTGTGAAAAGGGTTGCTGCAATATGCCCAAAAGGCCTACAAGACCTACTAGAGAGAATAGCTAG
- a CDS encoding DIP1281 family NlpC/P60 protein → MRKYNFGDSTARSVSRSVVAAALCLSFSAGLVPATAQPVNPSDEEISSAQGAVTGAQGKVADLAASISESDSELAALELEMGALRESVNKSLVDLHDAQSRAEQARRGVSAARSNLDHTQSEIEQAQQQLDEISRTAYRQGATSAGVSGMSGKANSEDSLDRQTYLRTTAEKQREAIDELDRLRTEQANEESRLRVARNYADEQEAEAEAAQERAQAAISESAAKIKQRQVEHDELVASRAQAQIELDEAKGNVSNLTGRRAEYQAYVEAEAARKKAEEEAARAEAARKAAEEEAARKKAAEEAARAEAERKAAEEEAARKAAEEKAAEKAAAEAAAKKAAERAEAERKAQEMAEAAEAARKKAEEEAANAQSAQQESEQADSSATQAAEALVAASQPDHTDTSTPANQNVSDSTEQASVPAVQNAAVAESVNSELADLDVVKLESSESVSQQTTQLLSGSSREQQIETVIARAMSQIGMPYAWGGGNAYGPTLGIRDGGVADSYGDYNKVGFDCSGLTLYAYAGVGISLPHYTGYQYERGTKVSPENMQRGDLIFYGPNAEYHVAIYLGDGTMIEAPQSGSTVQISPVRWSGMSPYAVRLL, encoded by the coding sequence GTGCGTAAATACAACTTCGGAGACAGTACGGCGAGGTCTGTATCACGTAGTGTTGTTGCGGCAGCTCTGTGTTTGAGTTTTTCTGCAGGTCTTGTTCCTGCAACAGCACAACCTGTGAATCCTTCTGATGAAGAAATTTCTTCAGCACAAGGGGCTGTTACTGGTGCGCAGGGCAAGGTTGCAGATCTCGCTGCATCTATATCTGAATCTGATTCAGAATTAGCTGCACTAGAGTTAGAGATGGGCGCGTTGCGTGAATCTGTGAACAAGAGTCTTGTTGATTTGCATGATGCTCAATCTCGAGCAGAACAAGCTCGTCGTGGTGTTTCTGCCGCTCGTTCCAATCTTGATCATACTCAAAGCGAGATTGAGCAAGCTCAACAGCAGCTCGACGAAATCTCACGTACTGCTTATCGTCAAGGTGCGACCTCGGCAGGGGTTAGCGGTATGTCTGGAAAAGCTAATTCTGAAGACTCCCTTGATCGCCAGACATATTTGAGGACTACTGCTGAAAAGCAGCGTGAAGCAATCGACGAATTAGATCGTTTGCGCACCGAACAGGCTAACGAAGAATCTAGGTTACGTGTTGCGCGTAACTACGCAGATGAGCAAGAGGCAGAGGCGGAGGCTGCGCAGGAGCGCGCGCAGGCAGCGATTAGTGAGTCTGCGGCAAAAATTAAGCAACGTCAGGTTGAGCATGATGAGTTGGTGGCAAGTCGTGCTCAGGCGCAAATTGAGTTAGATGAGGCTAAAGGCAATGTCTCAAACTTGACTGGGCGTCGTGCTGAATACCAGGCATATGTAGAAGCTGAGGCCGCGCGTAAGAAAGCTGAAGAAGAAGCAGCACGTGCGGAAGCTGCACGTAAAGCTGCTGAGGAAGAGGCCGCACGCAAAAAGGCTGCTGAAGAGGCGGCACGTGCGGAAGCAGAACGCAAAGCTGCTGAGGAAGAAGCTGCACGCAAGGCTGCAGAAGAAAAAGCCGCAGAAAAGGCAGCGGCTGAGGCAGCTGCAAAGAAGGCGGCAGAGCGTGCTGAAGCAGAACGCAAGGCACAAGAAATGGCTGAGGCAGCTGAGGCCGCGCGTAAGAAAGCTGAAGAAGAAGCAGCAAACGCACAATCAGCACAACAAGAAAGTGAGCAAGCTGATTCTTCGGCCACCCAGGCTGCTGAAGCACTTGTGGCTGCATCGCAGCCGGATCATACAGATACTTCTACTCCTGCGAATCAGAATGTGAGTGATAGTACTGAACAGGCAAGCGTGCCTGCAGTGCAAAATGCAGCAGTAGCTGAATCAGTGAATTCAGAACTTGCAGATTTGGATGTGGTGAAATTAGAATCATCTGAATCTGTTAGCCAACAGACTACACAGCTTTTGAGCGGTAGCTCTAGAGAGCAGCAGATTGAAACTGTTATTGCTCGCGCTATGTCTCAAATTGGTATGCCGTATGCTTGGGGTGGCGGTAATGCCTATGGTCCTACGCTAGGTATTCGTGATGGTGGAGTTGCTGATTCATATGGGGACTACAATAAAGTTGGCTTTGACTGTTCTGGTTTAACTCTTTATGCCTACGCGGGTGTTGGAATATCTTTGCCGCACTACACTGGATACCAGTATGAACGCGGTACAAAAGTATCGCCAGAAAATATGCAGCGCGGTGATTTGATTTTCTATGGACCTAATGCTGAATATCACGTTGCCATTTATTTGGGAGATGGCACGATGATTGAAGCGCCACAGTCGGGTTCTACAGTTCAGATTTCTCCTGTTCGTTGGAGCGGAATGAGTCCTTATGCAGTGCGTTTGCTCTAA
- a CDS encoding DUF6676 family protein, with protein sequence MIPNSVDLEGLITQLNEDHVAFDEYNAPLNDAMRESIVDAQNRGFGELGAVILSDTELKGTEVRDTAQHLLDNSEVETLIFISPGTGAVMSSKYSRAEVESAQVDFLGKPDFPRATTQLVDHILDDPVPGTVLLSSAVLIVVLAIVGTLIFLRRLTPHSLRDNV encoded by the coding sequence ATGATTCCTAATAGCGTTGATCTTGAAGGGCTAATCACGCAGTTAAATGAGGATCACGTAGCTTTCGATGAATATAATGCGCCGCTCAATGACGCTATGCGTGAATCTATTGTTGACGCACAGAATCGTGGGTTTGGTGAGTTGGGGGCCGTCATTCTTAGCGATACAGAACTAAAAGGAACCGAAGTGCGTGATACCGCCCAGCATTTACTTGATAACTCTGAGGTAGAAACGCTTATTTTTATTTCCCCTGGCACGGGGGCGGTGATGAGTAGCAAATACTCCAGAGCTGAGGTTGAATCGGCTCAAGTGGATTTTCTTGGCAAACCGGATTTCCCACGCGCAACAACTCAGTTGGTGGATCATATACTTGACGATCCTGTACCAGGGACAGTCTTATTATCATCGGCAGTATTGATCGTTGTGCTGGCTATTGTGGGCACTCTTATTTTCTTGCGACGATTAACTCCGCACTCCTTGCGCGATAATGTTTAA
- the can gene encoding aconitate hydratase: MTESKNSFNAKQKLEVGNKSYDYFALNAVAGMEKLPYSLKVLGENLLRTEDGANITTEHIEAIANWDPTAEPSIEIQFTPARVLMQDFTGVPCVVDLATMREAVKTLGGDPDKVNPLNPAEMVIDHSVIVEAFGSSDALKQNVDIEYERNEERYQFLRWGAENFSNFRVVPPGTGIVHQVNIEYLARVVFDNEGLAYPDTCIGTDSHTTMENGLGILGWGVGGIEAEAAMLGQPVSMLIPKVVGFKLTGEIPAGVTATDVVLTITDMLRQHGVVQKFVEFYGNGVKSIPLANRATIGNMSPEFGSTCAIFPIDEETTKYMHLTGRPEEQIALVEAYAKAQGMWLEQDAPEAEYSEYLELDLSTVKPSIAGPKRPQDRILLDEAKEQFRKDLGTYTSDEVCVDDSLPAKKMESEGGDVENVEETPAEVAGYNSSRRGAGESAAAGAKGRPSNPITVQSPNGGSYTLDHGMVAIASITSCTNTSNPSVMIGAGLIARKAAQKGLKAKPWVKTICAPGSQVVDGYYQRADLWKDLEALGFYLSGFGCTTCIGNSGPLPDEVSEAINKNDLAATAVLSGNRNFEGRISPDVKMNYLASPIMVIAYAIAGTMDFDFNTQPLGQDQEGNDVFLKDIWPSTEEIEETIAQAISRELYEADYADVFKGDEQWQNLDIPTGKTFEWDESSTYIRKAPYFDDMGLEPEPVSDIKGARVLAKLGDSVTTDHISPASSIKPGTPAAQYLDANGVERNDYNSLGSRRGNHEVMMRGTFANIRLQNQLVDIAGGYTRDFTQEGAPQAFIFDACQNYKAQNIPLVVIAGKEYGTGSSRDWAAKGTNLLGVRAVITESFERIHRSNLIGMGVIPLQFPAGQSHESLGLDGTEVFDITGIEELNNGITPKTVHVTATKESGEKVEFDADVRIDTPGEADYFRHGGILQYVLRQMIKG; encoded by the coding sequence GTGACTGAAAGCAAGAACTCCTTTAATGCCAAGCAAAAGCTTGAAGTTGGCAATAAGTCATATGACTATTTCGCACTCAATGCGGTTGCAGGCATGGAGAAACTACCGTATTCCTTAAAAGTTCTCGGTGAGAACCTTTTGCGCACGGAAGACGGTGCAAACATCACTACCGAGCATATCGAAGCTATTGCAAACTGGGATCCAACTGCTGAACCAAGCATCGAAATTCAGTTCACACCTGCCCGTGTTCTTATGCAGGACTTTACAGGTGTGCCTTGTGTTGTCGATTTGGCAACCATGCGTGAAGCTGTGAAAACTCTTGGCGGAGATCCAGACAAAGTTAACCCGCTTAATCCAGCAGAAATGGTTATCGATCACTCTGTTATCGTTGAAGCATTTGGTTCTTCTGACGCATTAAAACAGAATGTTGACATTGAATATGAACGCAACGAGGAACGCTATCAGTTCTTGCGTTGGGGTGCAGAGAACTTTTCTAATTTCCGTGTGGTACCACCTGGAACAGGAATTGTGCACCAGGTAAACATTGAGTATCTTGCTCGCGTTGTCTTCGATAATGAAGGACTCGCTTATCCAGATACCTGTATCGGTACCGACTCTCACACCACTATGGAAAATGGTCTTGGTATTCTTGGCTGGGGTGTTGGTGGTATTGAGGCTGAGGCTGCAATGCTTGGTCAGCCAGTCTCTATGTTGATTCCAAAAGTTGTTGGTTTCAAGCTCACTGGAGAAATCCCTGCCGGTGTTACCGCAACCGACGTGGTATTGACCATTACCGATATGTTGCGCCAGCATGGTGTAGTACAGAAATTCGTTGAATTCTACGGCAATGGTGTGAAGTCAATTCCACTAGCTAACCGTGCAACCATTGGTAATATGTCCCCAGAGTTCGGTTCTACTTGTGCGATCTTCCCTATTGACGAAGAAACCACAAAGTATATGCACCTTACGGGTCGTCCAGAAGAGCAGATTGCACTTGTTGAGGCATACGCAAAAGCACAGGGAATGTGGCTTGAGCAAGATGCGCCAGAAGCTGAATACTCTGAGTACCTTGAACTTGATCTATCAACTGTTAAGCCTTCCATCGCTGGTCCAAAGCGTCCACAAGATCGTATTTTGCTCGATGAAGCTAAAGAGCAGTTCCGTAAAGATCTTGGTACATACACTAGCGACGAAGTATGCGTTGATGATTCTCTGCCAGCAAAGAAGATGGAAAGCGAAGGCGGCGACGTCGAAAATGTAGAGGAAACTCCAGCTGAGGTAGCTGGGTATAACTCTTCACGTCGTGGTGCAGGTGAATCCGCAGCTGCAGGAGCTAAAGGACGTCCATCAAATCCAATTACTGTTCAGTCACCAAATGGTGGTTCCTATACTCTCGATCACGGTATGGTCGCTATTGCGTCTATCACCTCATGTACGAACACCTCTAACCCTTCTGTAATGATTGGTGCTGGTCTGATTGCACGTAAGGCTGCGCAAAAAGGTCTTAAGGCTAAACCATGGGTAAAGACCATCTGTGCTCCTGGTTCCCAGGTCGTTGATGGTTACTACCAACGCGCAGACTTGTGGAAAGACCTAGAAGCTCTTGGCTTCTACCTCTCTGGTTTCGGATGTACTACCTGTATCGGTAACTCTGGTCCACTGCCAGATGAAGTATCAGAAGCAATTAACAAGAATGACTTAGCAGCTACTGCTGTGCTTTCTGGTAACCGTAACTTCGAGGGTCGCATTTCTCCAGACGTGAAAATGAACTACCTCGCATCTCCAATCATGGTTATCGCTTATGCTATTGCCGGTACCATGGACTTTGATTTCAATACTCAGCCGCTTGGTCAAGACCAAGAAGGTAACGATGTATTCCTCAAGGATATCTGGCCTTCTACTGAGGAGATTGAAGAAACTATTGCGCAGGCTATTTCTCGTGAACTCTATGAAGCAGATTATGCAGATGTATTTAAGGGTGATGAGCAATGGCAAAACCTTGATATCCCAACAGGAAAGACATTCGAGTGGGATGAATCATCTACATACATCCGTAAAGCTCCTTACTTCGATGACATGGGACTTGAGCCAGAACCAGTCAGCGACATCAAAGGTGCACGCGTCCTCGCTAAACTTGGTGACTCAGTAACTACTGACCACATTTCCCCTGCTTCATCGATCAAGCCAGGTACCCCTGCAGCTCAGTATCTTGATGCTAATGGTGTGGAACGTAATGATTACAACTCCCTTGGTTCCCGTCGCGGTAATCACGAAGTAATGATGCGCGGTACTTTTGCCAATATCCGTTTGCAGAACCAGCTGGTTGATATTGCAGGTGGCTATACTCGTGACTTCACTCAAGAAGGCGCTCCACAGGCATTCATCTTCGACGCCTGCCAGAACTACAAGGCACAAAATATCCCATTGGTAGTCATCGCCGGTAAAGAATATGGTACTGGTTCTTCTCGTGACTGGGCAGCGAAGGGAACCAACCTTCTAGGTGTTCGTGCAGTGATTACTGAATCTTTTGAGCGTATCCACCGTTCTAACCTCATCGGTATGGGTGTCATTCCACTGCAGTTCCCTGCTGGTCAGTCGCATGAATCACTCGGCTTAGACGGTACAGAGGTATTCGATATTACTGGTATTGAAGAACTCAACAATGGTATTACGCCTAAGACAGTTCATGTCACAGCAACCAAGGAATCTGGTGAAAAAGTAGAGTTCGATGCTGATGTTCGTATCGATACACCAGGTGAAGCTGATTACTTCCGTCATGGTGGTATCTTGCAATACGTCTTGCGTCAAATGATTAAAGGCTAA